Genomic window (Kogia breviceps isolate mKogBre1 chromosome 15, mKogBre1 haplotype 1, whole genome shotgun sequence):
GAAGGATTATAATGGTTCACAATGGACTTTCAACTGGCTAAGGAAAAGAGGAGAATCTGAAGGATATGTTATGCTCTTATCCTCACTTTATAGACAAGGACACAAGAAGATCCAGTAGGTCAATCTACCTGTTCAAGTTTACAAACAAGTGCGTCCCAAAGACTTATTATAAGAGTTCTAAGCTCtgtaaattttattctttctgtataATTTCAAGTaaacaaaacatgaaattaaGAAATGGAGATTAAATGTGtttcttcccagaaaaaaaactgtgaaattttATATTCTCAACTTCCCTGGACATCTGTTACTTTtgctgatttatatttttattgttataagaGCAGAATGCCTTTGACCTAGGGTTATTCCTTTAAGTGGTAGCCCAATATGCTTGCATGTGGTAAATATATTCTTTGTAAAACTTTCAACCCATTCAACATTTTCATGTGAAGCATGTTGGGGAGGGAGAAATTTATCCCTCTACCCttcttgagttcttgtggctggactaataataaaactgacacaaaacagattaacaggagagaaagaaacaaattttaattcatgtgCATGGACATTccatagaaatgggacctaagaagtgTCCAAAGCAGGCAGCTCTTATACTttgtagacaaagaaacaatttgTAAGAAATTGAGAGGGCAAAGAAACTTAGGTTTCTGGTGCCCAAatagtgaagaatctaaacagagtttgggcttAGGATAGTAAATTCAAGAAGTAACAAGATTTGTTGATATAGCCTTCTCAACCCGAATGGCCTATCTTTGGCCATGAGAGGGTCCTTCTACCTCCAGAAGCAGGGAGTACACTTTTTACATAAGAGACTTATTTCCTgcattcatggagacagaaagcaggagCAGAATGTTCCTTTTGCATTGGCCATTTATTAAGTAACTTTAGTTCAAAATGACCAATATGCCAttgaggcacatttgggggcagCCTATTCTGGACCCTAACAAGGATAAgtccattttgaaatttttttctgttttctacaaaCTGTCAGAAACACAAGTAAAATTAAGTAGTCAGTACTTTCAATATACAACACTGTGCCAACAATGTTTTTATGAaggaattttcatttaaaacacctCACCACTCAAAAGCACTTAGGATATTACCCTTCAGAGATTCCAAATTTCTGTCACAGGTTTACTTCTATTTAGAGGCAGTTACAAATAATTACTTCAAATAGAGAATTCTTTGTAAGTTCATGTGAGTTcctttcatttaaattattttaaaagttataaaaatttcCAGTTTctcagaagttttatagtaaaaatatataaaacataactaCATATAAAACATGGTGCCAGAGTAGGATCTATGAGATGTAGTACTACCTGGAAGAGTTTAAAAGTTTACTGATCCAATATCCAACATTCATGCACACACAAATAGAGGATCTCATGTAGTCATATACAGGCAAGGCCAGACTTGTCAGTTTAAAGGCAAAAGAAGCCTGGGCTTTGTCAACTAAAGAATACCTCTTGTCACCTGGTTATAGAAGAATTAAGTCATTATCCATTGCAGTCattgaccttcaacacaccctgaacaGAATTCAGTGCAGAGATCATAAGGAACTCTGtcctctgggaaaactggccaaaTAAGCcatcagatagttagatattttcaggagaaatttttttttttttttttttttttttttgcggtatgcgggcctctcactgttgtggcctttcccgttgcggagcacaggctccggacgcacaggcctagcggccatggctcacgggcccagccgctccgcggcatgtgggatcctcccggaccggggcacgaacccgtgtctcccgcatcggcaggcggattctcaaccactgcgccaccagggaagccccaggagaaatttttttatgAACCAAATTCTTCCATCTTCCTATACTTataaaagcactaaaaccattaactagGATATCTGTTCCTGTGGTTAGCCTTCTACCAAGATGTGTGTTTGATTGCACATACCCTTCTGCTAAGatcacatgtatgtatgtagggcctcaactatacttacacccctacttccctatcgatacttttgagccttaagctttttcgctggcaataagataatggaatgtccccgccctaggcagaaaccgctccgagcaaacaagtatggcgggggatgaaacctcagcaaaccagtatggcgggtgattaGAATAactaagccagagtttaaaggttgCCCTAGCctaccataactcatgtgactcaacccccactccggtaaatgtaaagtaggcatccaacagttaaccaatcaaggaactagagccaagacccccactccggtaaatgtaaagcaggtaTCCAACagttaaccaatcaaggaactagagccaagacccccactccggtaaatgtaaagcaggtaTCCAACagttaaccaatcaaggaactagagccaagtccccactccggtccaggaacaaacaaaccaatgagaaaaaaacccttgatatatccacactttacataatgaaaactataaaatgtatgtaattccgcttggggggggttcctcttcggcctcctgcgtgaggacaaggaaccccggtgcaccggctcctaataaacctcttgcgtgttgcagcgactctcgactcttggcggttcttgggcgagctgggattcttcggaGATCGTTcgggtctaacagattgggggctcgtccgggatccccactcgccccgggtcgccggaatctcgggagttggaggtatcaggtaggcctaattgtctgtctgttcgtcttctgtcctctgtaagccgccatcagaaagaagccgcgcgaaccggttctctgtgaaatctgtattggactcctggctaggcagacgtgccaatagctggtgtccacggaccctgggggacgccctggtggtccatctggaaggagagacaattttgtctccccttcatcggtcctggcaggatatacaaactgccatctgaatctgagttggttgcggtttaaaacgagctcgcggcggcaatattaatgtgtgtcttctgaaattttattgctctcctgtgctctatctttctcctgacggacgataatgggacaaactatgacgacgcctctctctcttactctaagtcactggaccgaagttaagtctagggcccatAATCTCtcggtagaagtaaggaaagggagatggcaagcgctgtgtacctctgagtggcccacatttcagacagggtggccacccgAAGGATCCTTTATGCTAGATCAGATCAGGCTAGTTAagtctagggtctttaacacaggaccccacggacacccagaccagacaccatatatcctggtctgggaagatctagttCTTTTCCCGcctccgtgggtccggccctttgttcTCTCAGCAGGCATGTCCGCATGCGCACCAGCACGGCCGGAAGTACTGGCCCTGAAAAAAACCccggacgccgagaagtcatctgaaGCCCCGGACTCACagaaggcgatatatccagacttgcagtccgatctgcttctcctcgatcccccaccaccaccttaccctccagccctagaccccataccgcctcccgattccccagTCCCAGCTCCGcaaccctccgcaccaatagggccacctgttgtggcagaaggggggggtccctcggcgggcaccagaagccggagggctatttccccggattctaccgctttaccccttagagaatatggccctCCGGACAACCATGGGAATAGGCCCCTCCagtactggcccttttcctctgcagatctttataactggaagatgcataaccctactttctctgaaaacccacaggctctcactgctttaatagaatCTCTTGTTTTCTCCCATCAGCCTACCTGGGATGATTGCCAGCAGCTTCTGCAGACTCTCCTCACCACTGAGGAAAGACAAAGAGTCCTCTTAGAAGctaggaaaaatgttttaggcACAAACAGGCAGCCCACCCAGCTGCCTAATGAGATTGACGCTGGCTTCCCTCTTGTCAGACCGAACTGGGATTTTAACACTCctgaaggtaaggagcacctgaaaatgtatcgccaggctctagtggcgggtctccatggagcggccagaCGGCCCACGAATTTGGCAAaagtaagagaggtaactcaggggccccaggaattACCAACTGTGTTCCTAGAGCGGCTAATGGAAGCCTTCCGGCGGTTTACTCCCTATGACCCCACTTCTGAGGAACACAAGGCCACCATAGCTATGGcttttattgaccaggcggcccctgatatCAGAAAGAAGTTACAGAGACTAGATGGTCTCCAGGGTTTCTCTCTCCAGGATCTAGTCAAGGAGGCAGATAAGGTATACAATAAGAGAGAAaccgaggaagaaaaggaagaaaggagacagaaggaacaggacgagagagaggaaaggagacagaaagaacaggaagcCCGTGAGTTAAGACGGGataagagacaagagagaaacttAAACAAAATCTTGGCTACCGTAATTGGAGGAGGGAACATTAGAGATAAGGGCAGACAGGGAGGCAACAGAAGGCAACCATTAGATAAAGATCAGTGTGCCTACTGCAAAGAGAAAGGACATTGGGTACTGGAGTGCCCGAAGAAAAAGGACGGGCGACGCCCGCCGCAAGACAAGGTCTTGCCCCTAGATGAAGAAGATTATTAGGGGGGTCAGGGCTCAAGCCCCCTCCTTGAGCCCAGGGTAACCTTGaaagttgagggggaaccagttcagtttttggtggatactggagctcagcactcagtcctcctgcaaccaagagggcctctctcagaca
Coding sequences:
- the LOC131742143 gene encoding uncharacterized protein — protein: MGQTMTTPLSLTLSHWTEVKSRAHNLSVEVRKGRWQALCTSEWPTFQTGWPPEGSFMLDQIRLVKSRVFNTGPHGHPDQTPYILVWEDLVLFPPPWVRPFVLSAGMSACAPARPEVLALKKTPDAEKSSEAPDSQKAIYPDLQSDLLLLDPPPPPYPPALDPIPPPDSPVPAPQPSAPIGPPVVAEGGGPSAGTRSRRAISPDSTALPLREYGPPDNHGNRPLQYWPFSSADLYNWKMHNPTFSENPQALTALIESLVFSHQPTWDDCQQLLQTLLTTEERQRVLLEARKNVLGTNRQPTQLPNEIDAGFPLVRPNWDFNTPEAAETREDCIKGTERLLTELETLGYRASAKKAQICQRQVSYLGYLLKGGQRWLSESRKDTVARIPAPKSPKQTLLLNSDRIKFTSATGLNPATLLPDPDIEGTTIIHDCQEVLAAAHGTRPDLTDQPLPDATLTWFTDGSSFLEEGKRRAGAAMVDGKEIIWAAALPQGTSAQRAELIAMTKALELAENKKVNIYTDSRYAFATAHVHGAIYQQRGLLTSAGKEIKNKEEIVALLAALVLPTKVSIIHCPGHQKGNSPLIKGNNMAD